actttttgaatcccatctctcgatattgctgctgcaggagcatattcgaggcatgaaaagtggtgaaagttttctccaacatatcatgatcagtaatattgtcaccacatagtttcaattgaaaaataattctgaacatagcagaattatacacactgatagatttaaaatcttataaccttagatgagtccaatcataacgtgcctgtggaagaacgaccatcttcaggtggtcatatctatctttcaaattattccacaataTGACTGggtctttaacagtaagatattccattttcacgccctcatcaaggtgatggcgtaggaatatcattgctttggcacgctCTTGGTTTAATGCctgatttttatttttgatggtgtctgccagacccatcgcatcaaaaTGAATTttggcatcaagcacccaagacatgtagcttttgcccgatatatccagggctacaaactcaagtttagaaagatttgacattatttagaaaaagaaagttcgtacttctgatactttcaaagtattttctcgagatggcagagtctcgtgctgataacgtgttataaaataaagacagtaaagtaaagataagtatagagagaaactgatatattattcaaacttcaaacttatgtacataatgaactgaaaactactctatttatagaagaaaggaaggagctgcgaggcttttcaggaagcagctgcaagacttttctttagctgcttgtaagctgtctgcatgagctgcttgcatcctgcctgtttaataagaagctgctgcaaattatttcattgagctgcttgcaacgtgcctgcatcaactgcttgtagataaatttcaacagagtactaaatggagaATCTTCTTCGGGAAAATTCTcaatagcggagtaataaatggacatccataatataattatttttcataACAAAAATCTAATTTATTGCCTTTTTTCGAAGTATTACTCCTTGctgtttttatttttcattttcccTTTAATATATGTGAAGTgtaatatttttcttgaatacaGTGTCAACAAGAAGAGATAACTAAATATTAAATAGAATGGTAGTTACTCCTTATGTCGCCATAGCTCTCCAACTTTACACAATCTTCTTTTCTCCTCAGAAATTGTAGTAAAACTGTTTAATTGGATAATAATTGACCATAAAATTCTGGTTTATAGAAAAAGGGTCCATATTTTTCATATAATTTCAAATCTTGCAGCAACTTCTGTTTTGGAACTTCTTCCGAACCCAATGAACTTGGCACTCAAGTGACAGCTCGTAAAAGGGTAAAGTTTGGAATTTTCCTCTATGGGTGTTTGTGATTTCCCAAATTCTACTTATTGTAGTCAATTTTTTTCTCAGTTTTATCCATAAAATTGCTGCTAGATATTGACATACAGGTGTTTCATGTGCTGCTTGCTTCCTGTTCGAAGAAAGTCCTAAGAGATGTTAATGTTGTTAGAAAGTAAATATCTTTGCTTTCTGAATGTCTCCGACTCTAATATTTGCTTGGCTACTTTTCTTTTTTGGCTTTCCCTTTATCTTGCAACTTTGATTTCTTATTTTTGCTTTTGATTACTCATTGTCATTTCAAGTTTCCCTTGTGTGTTTAGCTTAATTTTCTTGTTGATTAGAGAAGCCTTAGATAGTCAGTGCTACTTTTTTTTGCGTGTTGGGAAGATAAACAATTCAAATGGAGTAGCGCGGTCAGTCAGGATGCATATAGCCGACCAAATTTGTTTGGGATTGAGGTGTAGCAGTTGTTGTTCTTGTAAAATAAACTTGCGATGACTTTGATAGTGTATTCTCCCAACATGTTGTGATCTTTCTTTCAAAATGACAATGTGCTGGAGAGAATTCTAGAAAATCATCCTACTTGTCATTATTGTTTGTTGCTTAAATGAATTTGAAATTGCTAAGGAAAAAAAAACCCTTCCCTTATTCAACTCTATGGAGTAAACACTGTCTTTTCTTTTACACCTCTTCTGTTTGATCAGTTCAGAAGACTGGAGCAAAAATGTTATCTATAACACTTCTCTCGCTATATCTATTGAGTAACAAATTCTATTGTTGAATAATTCTATTGACTAAATAAAGCCAACCCCTTCCCCTCTTTTATCCCAGCTTATAAGGGGGATAATCCTTTTGAGAGCTGAAAGCAAATCATTGCTAGTTACTTTTGTTTTCATGAAGCGGGGTTAGCTGGTgcaaaaaatatgtcattgaggTGGTGGATAACTTTTAATCACCTAAATCTTGTACTCGTATTTGGTGCAAATTTTGTTGTGATTATAGTTCATTGATGAGACTTGGTTAGATAATTAGTTTGCTCTTAATTATTCTTTAGCGCATGTAGCAGTCTTTTTTATTGATTACTTGCAATGCTTGATGTTGCAGTTTTATAATTTACATGATGGCAAAGAAAGCTGAATATGTATTCCTTGAAGAATGGCTATGCAGCAGCAGTGGCAACCACGAGAATATGATGTTGAGACATCCTTCTTCGACATCAGCCCAAACTATCATCCGAGCATGGGCTGATCTTAGGGACTCCCTTCAAAATAAGTCATTCCATTCAAATCACCACCAATCTCTAAGGACACTCGTCAATGCGCAGTTCTCTCTTTATATTGCTGATCCACAAGCAAAGCTTCTTCTATCTATTTTGTCCTCACAAAAAATCTCCCTTCCGCAGGAATCTTATCCTTTATTTGTCACGCTTCTGTATATTTGGGTTAGGAAATCATCTAGACATTCTcctggggtcattgattcagcgGTGGAGGTCCTCTTGCACCTTTTCTCTGGACATATTCATTCGAACAAAAGCTTATCTTTCTTCTCTGAAGGTGTTCTCCTCCTTGGTGCTCTTTCTTTTGTACCTTCAGCATCCGAAAAATCTAAAACGGTCTGCTCGAAATTGCTCTGCCAGCTCCTTGAAGAAGATTATAGATTGATCCGCTTGTCTGAAAGGGCAATCCCCAATGTTCTTGCAGGAATTGGCTATGCTTTATCTTCTTCTGTGAACATTTATTTTGTTAGAGTTCTCTGTTGTTTAATGGAATTGTGGGATAAAAGTGATGGTCCTTCTGCTAGTGTGTCTAATGGGCTCATGGTACTGCATCTAATGGaatggagtttttcaaattttatcaATTCCCACTCTACAGACAAGATTGATCTTTTCAGTAGAGAGGTATTGAAGAATACACGACCAACATTCTCTTTGTTTGCTGTAGTCATGGCTGCTGCTGGAGTATTAAGAGTCATCAATAGATCTGAACAGAAAGCATTAATGGAGTTTAAGACTTCTGCAGAGGGACGTATCGAGATTATTGCGCATGGTTTAGTTTCTAGTGCCAGAGATGCTGATTATGCTACCGTTGAGCCAAGAAACTCCTTTTTGTTACAGTGTCTATCATTAGCTTTATCTAAAAGTGGTCCATTTTCTTACCAAGCTCATGTGTTTCTATGCCTCACTACAGCATTGCTGACTGAAATCTTCCCCTTGCCACGTATTTATGTCAAAATCCAAGAATCACCTTCTGGAAACTTGGTGAGATTAGTTCTCAATGAGGTCCAGCAACATctagacaccattatttttaaGGAAGCAGGGGCCATAACTGGTGTTTTTTGCAATCAGTATGTCTTGGCAGATGAAGAAAACCGAAGTGCTGTAGAGGATATCATATGGAATTACTGTTGGGATGTCTATATGTGGCATCGGCAGGTTGCTTTGATGCTTCGAGATAGGGAGGAAGTGCTATTAGAGAATCTGGAAAAAATTGCTGAATCTGCTTTCTTCATGGTTGTGTTCTTTGCCTTGGCAGTAACAAAGCACAAGTTAGTTTTAGGTGCTCCCCAAGAAATTCAAATGAGACTTTCAGTGAGGATATTGGTTGCATTTTCTTGTATGGAATATTTTCGCAGAATGCGTTTGCCAGAGTATATGGATACGATTAGAGCAGTTGTTACAAGGGTTCAGGAGAATGAATCTGCCTGTGTCTCATTTGTGGAATCTCTTCCATCTTATGATGATATGACAAACCAAGCTGGTTGTGAATTTTTTTCCCCTGCATGTTTGTAATTGTCAGTATGTTTGTTCTATTACAGTCTTTCACAAAACATTACTTTTTTTCCTTGCAGTACCTTCTAGCTTTCGGAAAATGGAATATTTGTGGACTACTGATGAAGTGCAGACTGCTCGGATATTATTTTATCTGCGAGTAATCCCAACTTGCGTAGAATGTATACCAGCCTCTGTATTCCGCAAGGTGCTGGCTCCAACCATGTTTCTGTATCCTGAATCTGATGGATAGATCTAGGAACAAGTAGGAAAGCTAAACCTGGTTGAATTTATGAAGTTTTCTTAATACATTTAACCAGATACATGGGGCATCCAACTGGGAAAGTGTCTAAAGCCTCACACTCAGTGTTTGTCGCTTTCATGTCCTCTGGGAAGGATGGTGACCTAGATGACAGAGTTACATTAAAGGAGCAACTTGTATTCTATTATGCCAAGAGATCTTTAGAGGTAATAAAAGTTATCAAAGTTAATTGCTGTGATGCTTGAACTTGTTTTCTGATTTAACTGAAAGTTTAGGGATATCCTGGGATTACTCCTTTTGAGGGGCTCGCTTCTGGAGTTGTTGCATTGGTTAGACATCTGCCTGCTGGAAGCCCGTCTATATTCTATTGCATCTCCTGTCTCATTGAAAAAGCTGATAGCCTTTGTAGTTCAGTTGATGCTACTCCAAAAACTGACTTGTGGAAGAGTTGGGATGGAGAGTTGGAGCCTTTCAAGCAGATGTTGGATTTGCTTTTACGTCTCCTTTCTCTTGTTGATATACAGGTAAATGGCAATAATGTTTGACTTCAACTGGAAAACCTAAAGCTAGGCAGTTATAAGTAAATCATAAGGGACTTCGTGCATTTTATTGATAGCAAATACTCAATATGAGTGCTACTTCACTTTAACGGTTTAACTTCTTGTTTCTTCGCTCATTTGAAAATTTGGGTATTTGGAATAAATTGTAGGAGCTCTTTCTTGAATTCAGATAGAGGCTTTCTAAAATGGAAAAAAGAAAATGGAGAGATGCTTCAACTATGCAAATGCTGATTTGTCTTAGGTTTCCTAGCCATGGTTTATGCCCACTATGTCAACATAATGTACTTGAAATGGCAAATAAAAACATTTTCTTGCTCTCAGGTTCTGCCTAGTTTGATGAGGTTACTGGCGCAGTTGGTCGTTAGATTACCTTCCAATGGCCAGGATATGATTCTCAACGAGTTATATCAACATGTTGCAGAATCGGATGATGTTATACGGAAACCGACATTGGTTTCATGGTTGCAGTCACTGTCTTATCTTTGTTATCAAAATACTAGCAAGAAAACACCAAAAGGGGTTGCACAAGTAATACATGATTCCATGTCAGGGACTACGGACTCATTAAGCATGAATAAAATCAGTGCACGTCTATAAATCTGACTACGGACAATTGAGGTATACTATGCATCTGACTCTCATTACTTGTGCTTTCATACTCCTTTAAGCTGCAGCTTGCCTTGGTTTTGGCTCCGGTGAAAATGCTTTGGGCCAAGACAAAGGCAGATCTGTTGAGaaagttctttttttttctcGATAAAATCTGTTGAGGAAGTTGCTAGACTTGCAATCCACATATTTGGACTGGGTGCATACCCTGTAACTGTAACACGGGAAATCATCCCATTATTAATAATTATTTACCTTATCAAGAAAATGTAAGTGCAACACGTTAGTCATGATAGATAGTTAGTTGTATGTATTGTAGCTTTAGCCTTCTATACCCAAAGATCATCTGGTCATTCAGCTAACCTATAAATCATCTGAGAGAGAATTTGTGCACTAATTGGAGTTGATTTTACTGCCAGAACAAGTGTGCTCTGATTATTTGGCTTTTCTCCTCATACAAGGAATGATAAATTTTTCGGCCGGTATTTTTGTCAGAGACCAGTGCCAAAGTTATTGCTATTCGGCTTTAAATTTATGTAGAAGTCATTGACTCAAACTGTTAATTTCACCTTGGTGTATTTTTAGTTGAGATAATTTTAGCTTTGgcctattgtaacgacccggtcggtcgtttcgagagttgtaaccctgttttccccattcctacttcttttggTGTTATTCaacaatattatattatatcgggttagttggttcgagtccggaaggaactcggagtgaaatgagacacttagtctcataattgaaaattttaagttagaaatgcggaccggatatggacctatgtataaacggcctcggatttgaattttgatgattccaatagctccgtatggtgattttgggcttaggagcgtgtacggaatattatttggaagtccgtagaggaattaggcttgaaatgccgaaagtttaatttttgagaagtttgaccacggggttgactttttgatatcggggtcggaatcagattctggaaattggaatagctccgttatgtcatttatgacttgtgtgccaaatttgaagtcattccggattcatttaacatgttttggcacaagatttgtaaattgaaaagtttgaaaactcaaaagatcgaaccgaggtgtgaattgtaattttagcatcgtttgacatgatatgagaccccgagtaagtccatatgatgttttaggacttgttggtatatttggttgagatcccgagggtctcgggtgaatttcgggtggtcaacgaaatttaattttggcatttcaagaacgttcgacgtcgtttcttcgagAATAAgtgtatcacattaagcaaatgagttccaaattaatatttgattgaataattagatccgtattgaaatttctgagccataccaaaaagaatcgtcgaattcggacatcgtatgagagagttatgcccattttcgtatcGGAAAAGATTTTCCATCGCCGCGagtgcccagggtagcgtggggcgctagccctgacgctgggatatttaagggtactggaaagtgcgccacaggcagcgccccacgctacctgtgacgctcAAAAACATCAGAGGCTCTATAAATGGGtcttttggccatttttgacataaaaatagtttgggagctcggtttgggcgattttcagaggcaaacttcacaaattggactggggtaagtgattttaacttgatttggtccgttattcatgattctaacattatttccagcacttatttcatgatttgggggattagaatagaaatgtttcaaaaattgatttgagggtttgaaggccgaatcggagtcggaatttagaaaattttgtatggttggactcgtggttgaatgagcgttaatattttgtaacttttgttgggttccgagacgtgggccccactgttgatttttgagttaatttcggatttatttgtgaaatttggctttttcatatggaattgattcctacacctcgtgttgattgtatcgaattattttgattaagattcgaggcgtttggaggccgaatcgcgaggaaaaggcttattggaataaagaattgctcggattgaggtaagtaacgattgtaaatttagtcctgagggtatgaaaccccggatttttgtatcattctactatttttagtgacgcacatgctaggtgacgggcgtgtgggcgtgcactgttggggatttgtgacttggtccgccccgtagcaactgtaaagttgcatactttgttgaaaccattgatacttatatgatttagaaagatttatgtaaattgggctgaatgccatgtttgggccttgcgccaatgctgtttgaacccttaggggctgtttcttaccatcctctcattatttttgattgaaaatctatactcagtcatgtttatgcttgtttaccgcataactcagtttatgactctattttgatgcatataaatgttttgggccgaa
The DNA window shown above is from Nicotiana tomentosiformis chromosome 8, ASM39032v3, whole genome shotgun sequence and carries:
- the LOC104084672 gene encoding uncharacterized protein: MMAKKAEYVFLEEWLCSSSGNHENMMLRHPSSTSAQTIIRAWADLRDSLQNKSFHSNHHQSLRTLVNAQFSLYIADPQAKLLLSILSSQKISLPQESYPLFVTLLYIWVRKSSRHSPGVIDSAVEVLLHLFSGHIHSNKSLSFFSEGVLLLGALSFVPSASEKSKTVCSKLLCQLLEEDYRLIRLSERAIPNVLAGIGYALSSSVNIYFVRVLCCLMELWDKSDGPSASVSNGLMVLHLMEWSFSNFINSHSTDKIDLFSREVLKNTRPTFSLFAVVMAAAGVLRVINRSEQKALMEFKTSAEGRIEIIAHGLVSSARDADYATVEPRNSFLLQCLSLALSKSGPFSYQAHVFLCLTTALLTEIFPLPRIYVKIQESPSGNLVRLVLNEVQQHLDTIIFKEAGAITGVFCNQYVLADEENRSAVEDIIWNYCWDVYMWHRQVALMLRDREEVLLENLEKIAESAFFMVVFFALAVTKHKLVLGAPQEIQMRLSVRILVAFSCMEYFRRMRLPEYMDTIRAVVTRVQENESACVSFVESLPSYDDMTNQAVPSSFRKMEYLWTTDEVQTARILFYLRVIPTCVECIPASVFRKVLAPTMFLYMGHPTGKVSKASHSVFVAFMSSGKDGDLDDRVTLKEQLVFYYAKRSLEGYPGITPFEGLASGVVALVRHLPAGSPSIFYCISCLIEKADSLCSSVDATPKTDLWKSWDGELEPFKQMLDLLLRLLSLVDIQVLPSLMRLLAQLVVRLPSNGQDMILNELYQHVAESDDVIRKPTLVSWLQSLSYLCYQNTSKKTPKGVAQVIHDSMSGTTDSLSMNKISARL